A single region of the Triticum dicoccoides isolate Atlit2015 ecotype Zavitan chromosome 2B, WEW_v2.0, whole genome shotgun sequence genome encodes:
- the LOC119366357 gene encoding uncharacterized protein LOC119366357 isoform X2 translates to MFTRGGASGNQNEKRQLQRSSGDELDDFLEEQLQRRPEVRIINRYAVVMAYIRLGLKGIGALALLWATVVLLGGFVSSLEGDDFCYVTVIAFIQAAGVFDAMGDARFVFLANWIENLKRRTHSVLDLTLIVVFTPVVYSAVLGPSVCILLPLFGITNSELCLGYAEPNLKQALKLFYYLSIVHGAICLLCIVIETTADEGLVEKFGRRHGLSPEVLDGYLHQTKQTCAKNLESIESWNLIVYGAGLLDSQLPEDYASGGRVLNILIDQDTPALITRLLIRSPRQRIQKLIETLTWSNPAEREMRWLAARIVEHLAGHLNLAHFPGALECISSLFETSCHNNGDQEALHLPFVVGRSKHKRRINNMLHDMVNGVLQGRNTLLLILSGQFYVVAICLYLRAIYYYFSPPENVGTPELDNKQRGSDEDLLLPGLRILENLAHNRHNCTMIYNTQDLLCQIVAPVRSNELIHDIKSSAAWTKVVDGSLKVVSRLMSSSGSAGNKMRRLITCDTNAVKNLKAVVAMDMKSNNGIIQLKIRAIEVLTQLALHHPASTSATVIREHLHIFLQDDWMGNYLKGGTQERVTRAREARELRAAEACLTVMRAGQAHLMKEAQESASQFKEKAGEALAMLSSDSEPQRLSRASRLKYVQKTMPVVLLTCLTPVSRPSNVK, encoded by the exons ATGTTTACAAGGGGCGGAGCATCTGGAAACCAGAATGAGAAGCGGCAGCTCCAACGGAGCTCCGGAGATGAGCTTGACGATTTCTTGGAGGAGCAGCTTCAACGACGGCCAGAAGTACGGATCATCAACAGATACGCGGTCGTCATGGCGTACATCCGACTTGGCCTGAAAGGCATCGGGGCCCTGGCGCTTTTGTGGGCCACTGTCGTCCTCCTCGGCGGCTTCGTCTCGTCGCTGGAGGGGGACGATTTTTGTTATGTCACAGTCATCGCATTCATCCAGGCGGCCGG GGTATTCGATGCGATGGGAGATGCTCGGTTTGTGTTCTTGGCAAATTGGATTGAAAATCTTAAACGGAGAACTCATTCTGTACTAGACCTCACTCTGATTGTGGT atttACCCCAGTGGTGTACTCTGCTGTTCTTGGACCATCCGTGTGCATTTTGCTACCATTGTTCGGTATAACCAATAGTGAGCTATGTCTAGGTTATGCCGAACCAAATTTGAAGCAGGCGTTGAAATTATTCTACTACCTATCCATTGTTCATGGCGCAATATGCTTATTGTGTATAGTGATTGAAACGACTGCTGATGAAGGTTTGGTGGAGAAATTTGGCCGGCGACATGGTCTCAGCCCTGAAGTACTTGATGGATACTTGCACCAAACCAAGCAGACGTGTGCAAAGAACCTGGAGTCCATAGAGAGCTGGAACTTGATCGTATATGGTGCTGGCTTGCTAGATTCCCAATTACCAGAGGACTATGCGTCAGGAGGAAGGGTATTAAATATACTGATTGACCAGGATACACCGGCGCTGATTACACGGCTGCTGATTAGGTCACCGAGACAAAGAATTCAGAAGCTGATCGAAACCCTTACCTGGAGTAACCCAGCAGAACGAGAGATGAGGTGGCTTGCAGCAAGGATTGTTGAGCATCTCGCTGGTCATCTCAACCTTGCTCACTTTCCAGGAGCATTGGAATGCATATCCTCACTCTTTGAAACTTCATGTCATAACAATGGTGATCAAGAAGCTCTCCATCTGCCTTTTGTAGTTGGGCGTAGCAAGCATAAGAGAAGGATAAATAATATGCTACACGATATGGTTAATGGTGTCCTGCAAGGTCGGAATACACTGTTACTTATTTTATCTGGACAGTTCTATGTGGTAGCGATTTGCCTATATCTACGAGCTATTTATTATTATTTTAGTCCCCCGGAGAATGTTGGTACCCCAGAGCTAGACAACAAGCAGAGGGGGAGTGATGAGGATCTGCTCTTGCCAGGCCTGAGAATTCTAGAGAACCTGGCTCACAACAGACACAACTGCACAATGATATACAACACCCAGGATCTTCTTTGCCAAATAGTTGCACCTGTCCGCTCCAACGAATTAATACATGATATCAAGAGTAGCGCTGCATGGACCAAGGTGGTAGATGGATCATTGAAAGTGGTAAGCCGGCTCATGAGTTCTTCAGGCAGCGCTGGCAATAAAATGCGCAGACTAATTACATGTGATACAAATGCAGTCAAAAACCTGAAGGCTGTTGTCGCCATGGATATGAAGAGCAACAATGGTATCATACAGTTAAAGATACGAGCTATAGAGGTTCTTACACAATTAGCCTTGCATCATCCTGCAAGTACTTCTGCTACTGTGATAAGAGAACACCTACACATCTTCCTACAGGATGATTGGATGGGGAATTATTTGAAAG GGGGCACACAAGAACGCGTGACGAGGGCAAGAGAAGCACGTGAGTTGAGGGCAGCAGAAGCATGTTTGACTGTGATGAGGGCCGGACAAGCACATCTGATGAAAGAAGCTCAGGAAAGTGCAAGCCAGTTTAAAGAGAAGGCTGGTGAAGCATTGGCCATGTTGTCTAGTGACTCAGAGCCTCAGAGGCTGTCAAGAGCTTCACGATTGAAGTATGTACAGAAGACAATGCCCGTCGTCTTACTGACTTGCTTGACTCCAGTATCAAGACCATCAAATGTGAAATAG
- the LOC119366357 gene encoding uncharacterized protein LOC119366357 isoform X1: protein MFTRGGASGNQNEKRQLQRSSGDELDDFLEEQLQRRPEVRIINRYAVVMAYIRLGLKGIGALALLWATVVLLGGFVSSLEGDDFCYVTVIAFIQAAGVFDAMGDARFVFLANWIENLKRRTHSVLDLTLIVVFTPVVYSAVLGPSVCILLPLFGITNSELCLGYAEPNLKQALKLFYYLSIVHGAICLLCIVIETTADEGLVEKFGRRHGLSPEVLDGYLHQTKQTCAKNLESIESWNLIVYGAGLLDSQLPEDYASGGRVLNILIDQDTPALITRLLIRSPRQRIQKLIETLTWSNPAEREMRWLAARIVEHLAGHLNLAHFPGALECISSLFETSCHNNGDQEALHLPFVVGRSKHKRRINNMLHDMVNGVLQGRNTLLLILSGQFYVVAICLYLRAIYYYFSPPENVGTPELDNKQRGSDEDLLLPGLRILENLAHNRHNCTMIYNTQDLLCQIVAPVRSNELIHDIKSSAAWTKVVDGSLKVVSRLMSSSGSAGNKMRRLITCDTNAVKNLKAVVAMDMKSNNGIIQLKIRAIEVLTQLALHHPASTSATVIREHLHIFLQDDWMGNYLKGEKMRFEHQSTNQQNNLPEPSTGALMDNLILIVSNVCPLILFVGGTQERVTRAREARELRAAEACLTVMRAGQAHLMKEAQESASQFKEKAGEALAMLSSDSEPQRLSRASRLKYVQKTMPVVLLTCLTPVSRPSNVK, encoded by the exons ATGTTTACAAGGGGCGGAGCATCTGGAAACCAGAATGAGAAGCGGCAGCTCCAACGGAGCTCCGGAGATGAGCTTGACGATTTCTTGGAGGAGCAGCTTCAACGACGGCCAGAAGTACGGATCATCAACAGATACGCGGTCGTCATGGCGTACATCCGACTTGGCCTGAAAGGCATCGGGGCCCTGGCGCTTTTGTGGGCCACTGTCGTCCTCCTCGGCGGCTTCGTCTCGTCGCTGGAGGGGGACGATTTTTGTTATGTCACAGTCATCGCATTCATCCAGGCGGCCGG GGTATTCGATGCGATGGGAGATGCTCGGTTTGTGTTCTTGGCAAATTGGATTGAAAATCTTAAACGGAGAACTCATTCTGTACTAGACCTCACTCTGATTGTGGT atttACCCCAGTGGTGTACTCTGCTGTTCTTGGACCATCCGTGTGCATTTTGCTACCATTGTTCGGTATAACCAATAGTGAGCTATGTCTAGGTTATGCCGAACCAAATTTGAAGCAGGCGTTGAAATTATTCTACTACCTATCCATTGTTCATGGCGCAATATGCTTATTGTGTATAGTGATTGAAACGACTGCTGATGAAGGTTTGGTGGAGAAATTTGGCCGGCGACATGGTCTCAGCCCTGAAGTACTTGATGGATACTTGCACCAAACCAAGCAGACGTGTGCAAAGAACCTGGAGTCCATAGAGAGCTGGAACTTGATCGTATATGGTGCTGGCTTGCTAGATTCCCAATTACCAGAGGACTATGCGTCAGGAGGAAGGGTATTAAATATACTGATTGACCAGGATACACCGGCGCTGATTACACGGCTGCTGATTAGGTCACCGAGACAAAGAATTCAGAAGCTGATCGAAACCCTTACCTGGAGTAACCCAGCAGAACGAGAGATGAGGTGGCTTGCAGCAAGGATTGTTGAGCATCTCGCTGGTCATCTCAACCTTGCTCACTTTCCAGGAGCATTGGAATGCATATCCTCACTCTTTGAAACTTCATGTCATAACAATGGTGATCAAGAAGCTCTCCATCTGCCTTTTGTAGTTGGGCGTAGCAAGCATAAGAGAAGGATAAATAATATGCTACACGATATGGTTAATGGTGTCCTGCAAGGTCGGAATACACTGTTACTTATTTTATCTGGACAGTTCTATGTGGTAGCGATTTGCCTATATCTACGAGCTATTTATTATTATTTTAGTCCCCCGGAGAATGTTGGTACCCCAGAGCTAGACAACAAGCAGAGGGGGAGTGATGAGGATCTGCTCTTGCCAGGCCTGAGAATTCTAGAGAACCTGGCTCACAACAGACACAACTGCACAATGATATACAACACCCAGGATCTTCTTTGCCAAATAGTTGCACCTGTCCGCTCCAACGAATTAATACATGATATCAAGAGTAGCGCTGCATGGACCAAGGTGGTAGATGGATCATTGAAAGTGGTAAGCCGGCTCATGAGTTCTTCAGGCAGCGCTGGCAATAAAATGCGCAGACTAATTACATGTGATACAAATGCAGTCAAAAACCTGAAGGCTGTTGTCGCCATGGATATGAAGAGCAACAATGGTATCATACAGTTAAAGATACGAGCTATAGAGGTTCTTACACAATTAGCCTTGCATCATCCTGCAAGTACTTCTGCTACTGTGATAAGAGAACACCTACACATCTTCCTACAGGATGATTGGATGGGGAATTATTTGAAAGGTGAGAAAATGAGGTTCGAGCACCAAAGTACAAACCAACAAAATAATTTACCAGAACCGTCAACGGGAGCACTTATGGATAATCTCATTCTCATTGTCAGTAACGTATGTCCATTAATCTTGTTCGTAGGGGGCACACAAGAACGCGTGACGAGGGCAAGAGAAGCACGTGAGTTGAGGGCAGCAGAAGCATGTTTGACTGTGATGAGGGCCGGACAAGCACATCTGATGAAAGAAGCTCAGGAAAGTGCAAGCCAGTTTAAAGAGAAGGCTGGTGAAGCATTGGCCATGTTGTCTAGTGACTCAGAGCCTCAGAGGCTGTCAAGAGCTTCACGATTGAAGTATGTACAGAAGACAATGCCCGTCGTCTTACTGACTTGCTTGACTCCAGTATCAAGACCATCAAATGTGAAATAG